DNA sequence from the Lynx canadensis isolate LIC74 chromosome B2, mLynCan4.pri.v2, whole genome shotgun sequence genome:
CACCATACCCCTTTCTCCTTGACCACAGAAAGCGAACTTCTGAACAAACTGAGTGTTCCTGCTCATTTTGTGGCCTTGAATGGGAGCAAACTGAACATTAACCTCAAGACGGGGACAGAGGTGAGGATCTCAAGTCTGGGATGCTGCGGGGGAATGGGACTCCTCTGTGGCAGCTCCTCAAaagtctctctttgtcccttcctcctccagctctgGCTGCTTTCTCCATCTGACCCTGTGTTATCCCTCCTCCAGGCCTAGTTGAACTTCTCGGTGTCCCCTGGGactgctcattctctcctctctgttccaCCCCTGCCACAGTGGACAAGCTGCATCCAGGTCGTCTCCCAAGACAGAACCACGTTCCCTGACTTGACGGATGTCAGAGAGGTGGTGACAGACCAGTTCCTATGCAGTGGAACAGAGAATGATGACAATCCCTGCAGGGGtgagcccctcccacccccacccacgaGCCTGGATTCCTGAGGGAAAGTCCACCAATGTCCCTGTGACCAGCATGCATGCCAGGGCACTGGTGCACTGCCCTGATAACAAGGGAGCAGGGTGAGTCAGGATGACAGTCTCTTGCCCCTCCTTTCTGACAGGAGAATCTGGGGGAGCAGTTTTCCTTGAGCGGAGATACAGATTTTTTCAggtgaggagagaagggggaaggaagctCATGGGACTTGGGCTACAGAATCTTGACCTTGAAGGAGGCTGAGGGAGGCCTTTGGATGAGCCAGGGAGGTTGAAGCTTGGAGCTGGGGCTGTGACAGCCTCTCACcccattctctccttcttccagGTGGGCCTGGTGAGTTGGGGTCTCTACAACCCCTGTGGCAACAGCAATAAAAACTCCCGCCAAAAGGCCCCCAGGGGCAAGATCCCACCACCACGAGATTTTCACATCAATCTCTTTCGCCTACAGCCCTGGCTGAGGCAGCACCTGGAGGGTATCTTGAACTTTTTGCCCCTCTAATTGTGGTTACTGACTCCTCTGTTGTCTTGCCAGCATCTGTCAGTCTCCCACTCTTGAACTTCTATCAGACCCCATGACCTATCTATGCTCCCAGTTCTAGGACTCCATGCAGCACATCCAAGCTGCGGAAACCCCAGGGCCCCACCCTCTGCTGTGCTTGGCTCACTCTCCTTTCATTTTCATGTGGAATTTCCCagttttgaaattaataaaaattgatgatttcctcatctgtctgtgtctctgcctgGGGGCTGGCCAGGGGGCAGAGGATTCCAGAATGATTCCAGGAACAACAGGGAGGCAGGTCAGAGACCCTGCTGGACAAACAGTGGGTGGACTCTGCTCCATAACAGAGTCAACAGGGAGTGAGCCAGCCTTATTTCTGGTCCCTAAGGGGGTGGTCTGGGATTACTGGGGAGGAACTGGAGCTGAGAGGTGGTATTGAAAGGGTAGGGCTTATGCAGTTCCTATTTCCTTGACTGGCACCTCGGTGGGGGCCCTCCCACCTGGACATTCCGGAAAGTGATGTGGGTAGGTGGGGTTAGCCACAGGTGCCAGAACACAGATTGCATAAAAGGCTGGAggttgtggggggcaggggaagggtgtGCGACCAGACCCAGGTCTGAAGTTTGTTTGGACATCAAGCCAGCACAGGCAGCACAAGCCGGGATAGACCATCTTGTCCCCATACCTGGTTTCTCTCCTGCCTTCCATCGCTATGGGGAGCAGTCTCAGCCCCCAACTCTGCCTGGTATTCTTGGTGCTGGGCCTCTTGTCTGGAGGTAAGAGAGAGGGtcaccactcccccccccacttcctgctgCCCCCAGTATTCCTCCTTGGCCTTGGGAGGCTGGGCTTCATCAGCCTTTTTCTTTAGGTGGGAGCATACCACCATTGACTGTGGTTGGGCCCCAAGGCTCCTGCTCTCTGGAAGGAGTAGAGATCAAAGGTGGCTCCTTCAGGCTTCTCAAGGAAGGCCAGGCACTGGAGTATGTGTGTCCCTCTGGCTTCTACCCATACCCTGTGCAGATTCGTACCTGCAGATCCACAGGGTCCTGGAGCACCCTGCGGACCCAAGACCAAAAGATTGTCAAGACGGCAGAATGCAGAGGTTGGAGGGCAGTGAGGGTGGGTACGGGTCAATGGAGGGGTGGAACAGGTGGTGACCAGGGGCCAGACTAGCATACTATTAGAGTTGCATTGAGGCCAGGCAGGTTAGCAGGGGGAGCTGAGCAAACACAGGAGCTGTCTAGggctgaaggagggagagagggaggagaaagggagtgaATCTTCACTGAGCATCTACCCTGTGTCAGGCAACCCTGGCAGTAAAAAGAACACTCAGAAATTGGAAGCGAGGAGAAGTGGGAGTCATCATAGGTTGAGCGTTGATGCTGTCTGTGGGACCAAGAAGGCACTGTTTCTCTGTGACAGGGTCCCTGAGACCAGGAGGGAAACTCTCAAGTGAAGCCCTTTCCTTCTCAGTAACTTCTacttgtctccctctcccaaagCAATTCGCTGCCCAAGACCACAGGGATTTGAGAATGGGGAATACTGGCCCCGGACCCCCTACTACAATTTGAGCGATGAGATCTCTTTCCGCTGCTATGATGGCTACACTCTCCGGGGCTCTGCCAATCGCACCTGCCAAGCAACTGGTCGGTGGGATGGACAAACAGCCATCTGCGATGATGGAGGTGAGAAGTGTCCCCTCCCCTGGTGATGGTGTCTTCTCCCTGACCATGTTCCAGCCTGAGGAACCAGCACCACAACTCTTGTGCTCTACCGTGCCATCTGGGCCTCAGGATTTGGCCCTCACCTCCATGTTTCATGCTTCTGCAGCGGGGTACTGCCCTAACCCAGGCATCCCCCTTGGCACAAGGAAGGTGGGCAACCACTATCGCCTTGAAGACAGAGTCACCTACTACTGCAACCGGGGTCTCACTCTTCGTGGATCCCAGCAGCGAACATGCCAGGAAGGTGGCTCTTGGAGTGGAACAGAACCTTCCTGCCAAGGTGACTCTTGACCCATGCCAGGGGTCAAATCCTGCTCTTTTATCTTCATATCCCTACACCAGTTCCCCCTAATGCAACCCAGCTCCTTCCTCACTTCTAAACCTGCCTGTAGAACTTCCTCCACTACTGAGCTCTTCCCATCCTGGAAACCCACCATCCCACCTCACTGGCCACTGTGTCTCTGACCctcacacccttgccaacacccCCAGACATTTTACCTGATTTCTGACCTCTCCCAGACTCCTTTATGTATGACATCCCCGAAGAGGTAGCCGAAGCCTTCCTGTCTTCCCTGACGGAGACCATTGAAGGAGTAGATGCTGAGGATGGGCATAGCCCAGGtttggaggcagagaggggagggaggcaggaaattGGGGGAGGATGAAGGGCCAGGAGAACCATGCATGCTGGAGCCTGAATTTCTCTGGTGGCACCCAGGGGAACAACAGAAGAGGAAGATTATCCTGGACCCCTCGGGCTCCATGAACATCTATCTGGTGTTGGATGCATCAGACAGCATTGGGATCGGCAACTTCACAAGGGCCAAGAACTGTCTCAAAGACTTCATTGAGAAGGTGGGCCCCCTTCCCCCCTGAATGTGAACTCACTGCCCAGCCAGGACTAGTTCCCTGATGTTTCCAGACCCTCTGAGACACAAATCCCAGAAAACCTCTGGTCCTATTctgtcctccttcccttccttttactGGAAGCAGTTTCTTGACCTTTAACCCAATCATCCATCAGCCTCAGGGTGATCAGTCAGCCCTTGAGTCTCTGACTGTAACTTTCCCTGTCCCAGAAAAGCTGCTGACCTCTCCCAACCATAGTATTCTTTCAATGCCATGACCCGTTGCTCCCCTAACCCACAGGTGGCAAGTTATGGGGTGAAGCCAAAATATGGTCTAGTGACCTATGCTACAGTCCCCAAAATTTTGATCAGAGTGTCCGATGAAAACAGCAGCGATGCAGACTGGGTTACAAGGGCAATCGACAATATCAACTATGAAGGTCAGAGGTTAGGGAAGGGACTGGTGGGGAGTTCACTTTGGGGTCAGAGAAGTCAAAACGttcagggttgttgtgaggaggAGGTAGTGAGACCAAGTGGGAAGGCAGGGTGGACCACTTTGCAGTCTATGGTTGGACAGCAGGCTCATTGAGGAATATGGATTACTGGGAACTTGGGGGCTGAGAAGGTCACTTTGTGGTCAAAGGGAAGTCAGCGGGGTGACaactcaaaaaactgaaaaatgtggTATCTCAGTTGTGATAGGCCTTGAATGTTCATAGATGACTTGGAAGACCAGGCAAGGTGAGATCTTCCTTTTTCACAGATCACAAGTTGAAGGCAGGCACTAACACCAAGAAGGCCCTCCAGGCAATTTACAACATGATGAGCTGGCCGGGGAACCAACCCCCTGAAGGCTGGAACCGCACCCGCCACGTCATCATTCTCATGACTGATGGTCAGAAGGGACCTTTTCCTGCCCCAGGCTTCCCACCCTTTCATACCGGTGTATGGCTGTTTGGTTCACATGTAACACTAGACTCATGGTTGGGGCTCTGAGCAGCACTGAGGGCCCCAACCATGTTGATCTTTCCTGTGACCCTTTACAAGGAGACaccccaggggtacctgggtggcgtGGTTGGTTGGGCTTCTGaatccggctcaggtcatgatcctgcagttcgtgagttggagcccagttgtcaggcttggtgctgatatctcagagcctatagcctgcttcagattctgtgtctccctctctctgcccctcctccactctctctcaaaaatgaataaacattaaaaaatttttttaaattaaaaagctgaaattttaccttcagccattaaaaacaaaaaaacaacctgcTTACCCAGCCATGTGTCACTACTAGCCAATTTATCTTCCTTGACCCTCTTCTTTACTTGCCTCTCACCTTCACGGTCCCTGTCTCTTCTGCAGGCTTGCACAACATGGGTGGGGACCCAGTCTCTGTCATTCATGAGATCCGGAGCTTGCTGGACATTGGGAGGGATCGCAAAAACCTAAGGGAGGATTATCTGGGTGAGTTTTTGGCCTTGGACCCAGCACCTTGCTTTCTCAGCTCCTGCCCCCAGGGCTTGGACACtcaccctccctctttctccctcagaTGTCTATGTGTTTGGGGTTGGGCCTCTGGTGAACCAAGAGAACATCAATGCTTTGGCTTCCAAGAAGGATAAAGAACAACATGTGTTCAAAGTCAAGGACATGGAAGACCTGGAAGATGTTTTCAAA
Encoded proteins:
- the CFB gene encoding complement factor B, coding for MGSSLSPQLCLVFLVLGLLSGGGSIPPLTVVGPQGSCSLEGVEIKGGSFRLLKEGQALEYVCPSGFYPYPVQIRTCRSTGSWSTLRTQDQKIVKTAECRAIRCPRPQGFENGEYWPRTPYYNLSDEISFRCYDGYTLRGSANRTCQATGRWDGQTAICDDGAGYCPNPGIPLGTRKVGNHYRLEDRVTYYCNRGLTLRGSQQRTCQEGGSWSGTEPSCQDSFMYDIPEEVAEAFLSSLTETIEGVDAEDGHSPGEQQKRKIILDPSGSMNIYLVLDASDSIGIGNFTRAKNCLKDFIEKVASYGVKPKYGLVTYATVPKILIRVSDENSSDADWVTRAIDNINYEDHKLKAGTNTKKALQAIYNMMSWPGNQPPEGWNRTRHVIILMTDGLHNMGGDPVSVIHEIRSLLDIGRDRKNLREDYLDVYVFGVGPLVNQENINALASKKDKEQHVFKVKDMEDLEDVFKQMLDETRTLGLCGMVWEHKKGSDYHKQPWQAKISVTRPLKGHETCMGAVVSEYYVLTAAHCFTVDDRNHSIKVSVGGMKQDLEIDKVLFHPNYDINGKKAEGIPEFYDYDVALIRLKEKLKYGQTLRPICLPCTQGTNQALRLPLSTTCQQQMEELLPAKDVKALFVSELSKDRKKSMIRKEVYIKNGEKKSSCERDAQYALGYDKVKDISKVVTPRFLCTGGVDPYTDPNTCKGDSGGPLIIHKRSRFIQVGVISWGVVDVCKDQRRWRQVPAHARDFHINLFQVLPWLREKLKEEDLDFL